The following proteins come from a genomic window of Crassostrea angulata isolate pt1a10 chromosome 1, ASM2561291v2, whole genome shotgun sequence:
- the LOC128163442 gene encoding uncharacterized protein LOC128163442: MVIPVIYFWLFGQRAVLGEVKTYNFAKKSMYSNVIPSSDLAVVDGQLSRVECTLLCGYNMTCQTSFYKPNDGSCFLYKYPLLNNTPVSIESDVEVFEIKGCRNPDFVLFREAGICLKMFTTIGLTFSYATSVCDQEGGELVSLDTNQKIDALAYYLIYTYGMNLKVSVGLRRLSGSWKWNSGEPLSITHPMLSSTINNYDMSVIPCTFDYCGIFRANSFVDLRVFDNCCNNLFSYFICSTVIQI; this comes from the exons ATGGTTATACCTGTGATATATTTTTGGTTATTTGGCCAGAGGG cTGTTTTGGGCGAAGTGAAAACATACAACTTTGCAAAGAAAAGTATGTACAGCAATGTGATACCTAGCTCGGATCTGGCTGTGGTGGACGGACAGTTATCTCGTGTAGAGTGTACCTTGTTGTGTGGATACAACATGACCTGCCAAACATCCTTCTACAAACCCAATGACGGAAGCTGCTTTCTCTACAAATATCCATTGCTTAATAATACACCCGTTAGTATCGAATCAGATGTAGAAGTATTTGAGATAAAGG GTTGCCGCAATCCCGACTTTGTCTTATTCAGAGAAGCAGGTATATGTCTAAAGATGTTTACAACAATAGGTCTAACATTCTCATACGCAACTTCAGTGTGTGATCAAGAGGGCGGAGAACTAGTCTCACTGGATACCAACCAAAAGATTGATGCTTTAGCATATTATCTAATTTACACTT ACGGGATGAACTTGAAGGTGTCTGTTGGACTTCGCAGATTATCAGGTTCATGGAAATGGAACAGTGGGGAGCCCCTGTCAATTACACATCCCATGCTCTCCAGTACAATAAACAATTATGACATGTCAGTGATTCCGTGCACTTTTGACTACTGTGGTATATTCCGTGCAAATTCCTTTGTAGATTTGAGAGTGTTTGATAACTGTTGTAACAACCttttttcatactttatttGTTCTACTGTGATTCAAATTTAA